GCCCAAGCCCAGCGTCGATACCGGCATGGGCCTGGAGCGCATCAGTGCCATCTTGCAGCATGTGCATTCCAACTACGAAATCGACCTGTTCCAGCACCTTATTAAAGCGGCGGCTGGCATCATCGGCACGACCGACCTGGAAAACAAGTCACTGCGGGTGATTGCCGACCACATCCGTAGCTGCTCCTTCCTGGTGACCGACGGCGTTATGCCGTCCAACGAAGGCCGCGGCTATGTGCTGCGCCGCATCGTGCGCCGTGCCGTGCGCCACGGTGCCCAGTTGGGCGCCAGCGAGCCCTTCTTCTACAAGTTGGTGGCGGCCCTTGGCGAGGTGATGGGCGATGCCTATCCCGAACTCAAGGAAAAGCAGGCCATCATCGAAAAAGCCCTGCTGATGGAAGAAGAGCAGTTCCGTAAAACCCTGGAGCGTGGCCTGAAACTGCTAGACGAAGCCCTAGCAGAAATTGACGGTACCGTCATTCCCGGCGACGTGGTGTTCAAGCTTTATGACACCTACGGCTTCCCGGTGGATTTGACCAACGACGTGGCCCGTGAGCGCGGCCTGACCCTGGACGAAGCCGGGTTTGAGACCGCCATGGAAGCCCAGCGCCAGCGCGCCAAGCAGGCCTCCAACTTTGGCGCCGACTACGGCAGCCGCCTGAGCCTCGATTGTGAGACCCAGTTCTCCGGTTACGACGGGGTCCGTGACGTATCCCCGGTGGTGGCCCTCATCAAAGAGGGAGAAGAAGTGCAATCGGCCCAGGCCGGTGACCAAGTACTGGTGGTGCTGGAGCGCACGCCTTTTTACGGCGAGTCCGGCGGCCAGGTGGGTGACACCGGCGAGCTGAGCAGCGACGGCGTGCGCATTGCCATCAGCAACACCACCAAGAATGCCAATGCCTTTTTGCACCACGGTAAGGTGCTGGAAGGTAGCGTCAGCCTGGGCGACAAGCTCAAAGCCGAGGTGGATAAAACCCGCCGCGACGCTATTCGCCTCAACCACAGCGCCACCCACCTGGCCCATGCCGCCCTTCGTAAAGTGCTGGGCGAACATGTGACCCAAAAAGGCTCGCTGGTGGACCCTGAGCGCCTGCGCTTTGACTTTGCCCATTTCGAAGGGGTCAAGGACGCCGAGATCGTTGAGATTGAGCGCCTGGTCAACAACGAAATCCGTGCCAACCACGCCGTTACCACCCGCCTGATGCAAATCGACGAGGCCAAGGCCGCTGGCGCCATGGCGCTCTTTGGCGAGAAGTACGACGACGAAGTGCGTGTGGTGCAGATGGGCGATTTCTCCACCGAGCTTTGTGGCGGTACCCATGTCAGCCGTACCGGTGACATTGGCCTCTTTAAAGTGGTGTCTGAAGCCGGTATTGCGGCCGGGGTGCGCCGTATCGAAGCGGTGACCGGTGAAGGTGCCCTGG
This genomic interval from Gallaecimonas pentaromativorans contains the following:
- the alaS gene encoding alanine--tRNA ligase, which codes for MSMTSADIRDAFLNFFKDKGHQIVPSSSLIPANDPTLLFTNAGMVQFKDVFLGSDKRPYSRATSSQRCVRAGGKHNDLENVGYTARHHTFFEMLGNFSFGDYFKEGAIQYAWEFLTEVVKLPKEKLWVTVYETDDEAYDIWAKDIGVPTDRIIRIGDNKGAPYASDNFWSMGDTGPCGPCTEIFYDHGEHIWGGPPGTPEEDGDRYIEIWNIVFMQFNRHSDGRMDPLPKPSVDTGMGLERISAILQHVHSNYEIDLFQHLIKAAAGIIGTTDLENKSLRVIADHIRSCSFLVTDGVMPSNEGRGYVLRRIVRRAVRHGAQLGASEPFFYKLVAALGEVMGDAYPELKEKQAIIEKALLMEEEQFRKTLERGLKLLDEALAEIDGTVIPGDVVFKLYDTYGFPVDLTNDVARERGLTLDEAGFETAMEAQRQRAKQASNFGADYGSRLSLDCETQFSGYDGVRDVSPVVALIKEGEEVQSAQAGDQVLVVLERTPFYGESGGQVGDTGELSSDGVRIAISNTTKNANAFLHHGKVLEGSVSLGDKLKAEVDKTRRDAIRLNHSATHLAHAALRKVLGEHVTQKGSLVDPERLRFDFAHFEGVKDAEIVEIERLVNNEIRANHAVTTRLMQIDEAKAAGAMALFGEKYDDEVRVVQMGDFSTELCGGTHVSRTGDIGLFKVVSEAGIAAGVRRIEAVTGEGALAWLQGREHMVGSLAASLKTDVAGLPERFAQQLDRTKQLEKELEKAKAQLAAQAGAALAEQAEELGGIKLLVAEMPGADPKSLRELVDKLKDKLSGESVVVLGVPGDDKVSLIAGVSKGLTAKVKAGELIGMVAAQVGGKGGGRPDMAQAGGSDVAALKGALASVKDWVQARL